CCCGCTGAGGTCGGCGCCGGTGAGGTCGGCGCGGGTCAGCTCCACCCCCAGGAGGTCGGCCCCGGCCAGCTTCGCGCCGGAGAACCGGGCGGGCCGGGTGGAGCCCGACCCGATGCAGGAGGCGTCCCGCAGGGAGGCCCCGCGGAGGTCCGCCTCCGAGAAGTCGGCGCCGCACAGGTCGGCCGCGGTCAGGTCGGCGTCGTGGAGGTCCGCCCCCGCCAGCTTCGCCCCGCAGAGCTTCGCCCCGTGCAGGTCCACCCCGCTCAGGTCCATCCCCCCGAGCTGGGCGCCGCTCAGGTCCAGTCCCGCCAGGCTGCGGCCGCCGTCCCCCCGCAGCCGCTCCTCCACGGCCTCGCGCGAGAGGCCGCCGGGGGCGGCGACGGCACCGCCGTCTTCGGCTCCGCGACCGAAAATCCGCTTCATGAGCTCCATGCGACCCTCCCTGGACGGGGGCTGGCGAGCTGCCGCGCTCCGGGCCCGGCCAGGGCGGGGCCTGTACGGCGGCGGGGACCTGCGTCGACCGGCGCCGCACGAACCGTTCCCCTGTTCCCCTACAGGGCGACCCGGACCGGGACCGCCTCCCCGGACCGGGACCGCCTCCCCGGCCCGGGCCGCCCCGGCTGTACCGGTCCGGCTACTCCAGCTCGGCGTCGACCTCGATCCGTACGCCGGCCAGGGCGCGCGACACGGGGCAGCCGTTCTGGGCGTCCTTCGTGTCCCGCGCGAGCTTCTGGAAGGTCTCGGCGTCCACCCCCGGGACGCGGGCGCGCACCTTCAGCCGGATCCCGGTGATGGTGAAGCCCTCGCCCTGCTTCTCCACGGTGCAGGCGGCCTCGGTGCGGACGCGCTCGGGCGGGGTCCCGTTCTTCTCCAGCCCCGCGGAAAGGGCCATGCTGTAGCACGAGGCCTCGGCGGCCGCGAGCAGCTCCTCGGGGTTGGTCCCCCCCCGCTCGCCCGCGAAGCGTGTGGCGACGGTGTAGCTCCCGCCGACCTTCCCGCTCTCCCCCTCGAAGCTCCCGGAACCTTCCTTGAGGCCGCCCTCCCAGGTCGCACTGGCGTTGCTCGTCGGCATGTCCTCTCCTCCCTGCGTGGATCGTGGTTCGCGAAGGCCGGCGGGCGGCCCGGCTGGGCCCCCGCGCCCGCGGTGCAGCGCCCGCCAGTCCTCCTGCAGTATGGCCCAGCGCTCGTGGTCGCGCCAGCGCCCGCCGATCTTCAGGTATCGGCGCGAAAGCCCTTCGCGGGTGAAGCCGAGCCGGCGCACCAGCGCGATGGAGGCGCCGTTCCCCGGCTGGACGTTGGCTTCCACCCGGTGCAGCCGCAGCGGCCCGAAGGCGTGCCGCAGCACCAGGTCCACCCCCTCGGTCATGTACCCCCGCCCAGCGAAGGGGGCCCCCACCTGGTAGCCCAGGTAGCAGCTCCGGAAGTTGCCGCGGAAGATCTGGCTCAGGTTGGCGGAGCCCACGATCGCCCCGTCCTCGCGGCGGCAGACGAAGAAGCCCGCGTAGTCGTCGCGCGTGCAGCGCTCCACGTAAACGGCGAACTGGTCGAGCCGGGTCATCCGCGCCGTCCGCCCGCGGTAGAGAGCGGCGCTCATGCGGTTGAGCGCCAGCCACTCCTCGCAGTCCTCCAGCCGCGGCGCGCGGACGAAGACGCGGGAGCCGGTCTGCAGCGCCCCGGGGGCGCCGGTCGTGGGGCGCGGGCTCATGGCGGCGGGAGGCGCATGCAAGATCCGGGGAACGGCGCGGGGCCGGCCCCCGAAGGAGACCGGCCGTATGCGTTGCCCGGAGCGCGCCCGGCGCCCTATTCTTCACGGCCACCCGGCCGTTCCATGCCCCGGCTCCGCCTCCCGCAACCCGTACCACCCGATGAGCAGACGCACCCGCACCGGCCGCCGCCTCGCCCTCGCGGCGGCGCTCACGCTGATCGCAACCTCGCTCCCCGCGCAGGTGGCGCCCCCGCCGGGCCTGGACCAGGAAGTCGCCCGCGCGCTGCGGGAGTTCTCGGTCCCGGGGCTCGCCATCGGGATCGTCAAGGACGGAGAGGTGGTCCTCCTGGAGGGCTACGGCGTCCGCCGGATGGGCGACACGGCGAGCGTCACGCCGCGGACGCTCTTCCAGATCGCCTCCAACACCAAGGCGTTCACCAGCGCCGCGCTGGCGATGCTGGTGGACTCCGGGAAGGTGTCGTGGGACGACCGGGTGATCGAGCACCTCCCCTGGTTCCGCCTGCACGACCCGTACGTCACCCACGAGCTGACGATCCGCGACCTGCTCTCTCACCGGAGCGGGCTGGGGCTGGGCGGCGGCGACCTGACGTGGTACCGCTCCACCTACCAGCCGCGCGAGGTGCTGGAGCGCATCCGCGCCCTCCCCCCGACGAGCAGCTTCCGGACGACCTACGCCTACCAGAACATCCCCTTCCTGGCCGCCGGCGAGGTGGTCCCCGCGGTGACGGGGCAGCCGTGGGACGACTTCGTCCGGCAGCGGATCCTGCAGCCGCTGGGGATGACCTCCACCCTCGCCCTCGCGCGCGACCTGCCGCAGGGGGGCGACGTGGCCTTCCCGCACTCCGCCTTCCAGGGCGAGCTGCGCGTGGTGCCGCGCGACAACATGGACAACGCCGCCCCGGCCGGGTCGCTGGTCAGCAACG
The Longimicrobiaceae bacterium DNA segment above includes these coding regions:
- a CDS encoding pentapeptide repeat-containing protein, translated to MKRIFGRGAEDGGAVAAPGGLSREAVEERLRGDGGRSLAGLDLSGAQLGGMDLSGVDLHGAKLCGAKLAGADLHDADLTAADLCGADFSEADLRGASLRDASCIGSGSTRPARFSGAKLAGADLLGVELTRADLTGADLSGASLYEATLHKADLRRATLAGANLDGANLRHAEADEADFSGADLRTADLSRVTARGARLSGAKLARANLSGAVLEGADLSGADFTEAELSGAVLRGADLRGANLDRADLDAAVLDGADLEGVDFSVCRNHAQA
- a CDS encoding OsmC family peroxiredoxin yields the protein MSPRPTTGAPGALQTGSRVFVRAPRLEDCEEWLALNRMSAALYRGRTARMTRLDQFAVYVERCTRDDYAGFFVCRREDGAIVGSANLSQIFRGNFRSCYLGYQVGAPFAGRGYMTEGVDLVLRHAFGPLRLHRVEANVQPGNGASIALVRRLGFTREGLSRRYLKIGGRWRDHERWAILQEDWRALHRGRGGPAGPPAGLREPRSTQGGEDMPTSNASATWEGGLKEGSGSFEGESGKVGGSYTVATRFAGERGGTNPEELLAAAEASCYSMALSAGLEKNGTPPERVRTEAACTVEKQGEGFTITGIRLKVRARVPGVDAETFQKLARDTKDAQNGCPVSRALAGVRIEVDAELE
- a CDS encoding serine hydrolase; its protein translation is MSRRTRTGRRLALAAALTLIATSLPAQVAPPPGLDQEVARALREFSVPGLAIGIVKDGEVVLLEGYGVRRMGDTASVTPRTLFQIASNTKAFTSAALAMLVDSGKVSWDDRVIEHLPWFRLHDPYVTHELTIRDLLSHRSGLGLGGGDLTWYRSTYQPREVLERIRALPPTSSFRTTYAYQNIPFLAAGEVVPAVTGQPWDDFVRQRILQPLGMTSTLALARDLPQGGDVAFPHSAFQGELRVVPRDNMDNAAPAGSLVSNAADLAKWMVVQLDSGRVDGTRRLWSPQRTREMWSGQTVLPIGGAAPGLEAYVPNFSEIGLGWFLRDYRGHKLLTHTGGLAGMTSRTLLVPDRKLGIVILTNAESSAHTALAWWILDRYLGAPQTDWTAAFVASARRGRERAAEVERQAAAARVRNTRPSVALERYAGPYADPLYGNATLARENGRLVLRFGASPAFVADLEHWHHDTFVARWRERTIPDAWVTFTLDPRGAVSAFTMEAVSPLADFSFDYQNLRFVPVRTN